The Dioscorea cayenensis subsp. rotundata cultivar TDr96_F1 chromosome 19, TDr96_F1_v2_PseudoChromosome.rev07_lg8_w22 25.fasta, whole genome shotgun sequence genome includes a window with the following:
- the LOC120283450 gene encoding uncharacterized protein LOC120283450 encodes MDSNGNMEEVQDEQEIRTAPRLSRLRDYRIRIPSINMRLLEQRTRKKRLLDFLKARPSVDWFRNFRISSPLAIFRRHVNDREEISLSVPSPVGIRRRFSIHFIRKIDWSSIFKMCKRWLRHPMNLALLLWLLCVAAAGLMLGMLLVGLLNNAFPSKAMRNYWIEFDNQVLNALFTLMSIYQHPILCYQFFLLCRWNSEDIIELRKVYCKDGAYRPHEWSHMMVVVILLHFTCIFQYILCGLYWGYSSDTRPEILENLFFALGILAPVTAGVYTVYSPLGREYDSESDEESQKATDAEDIKKPNKLRRRFSKRVLVNRPEWVGGLFDCNEDWTVGYLSFFCTFCVFGWNMERLGFGNMYVHIGTFILLCLAPLWILGITAMKTHNEVIEEIMGISGLVLCFFGLLYGGFWRIQMRKRFKLPRNTFCCGSGTMTDYMQWLFCWSCSLAQEVRTGNFYDVEDDSLYRRLMSGDLSALIQEGAKSPYRRSFTSTTPLPVSSMVMTPSSAIIGECSSPAPQLVVVVNPDDQMTAPVPQEPPTVAEKQVVADTEVKVEISELVSEDVITETLVKPLIRVEAIVSDSNVVSTPLAEPLLRPEERNPDGDVTEAPGSSRRELVKKTVKVVNAVSLLLILSFLWTRLPALLR; translated from the coding sequence ATGGATTCAAATGGAAACATGGAAGAAGTGCAAGATGAACAGGAAATAAGAACAGCACCCAGACTCAGCAGGCTAAGGGATTACAGAATCAGAATTCCATCCATAAATATGAGACTCCTTGAACAGAGGACAAGGAAGAAGAGGCTTCTTGACTTTCTGAAAGCCAGGCCTTCGGTTGATTGGTTCAGGAACTTCAGGATCTCATCTCCTTTAGCAATTTTCCGAAGGCATGTTAATGATCGAGAAGAGATCTCACTCTCTGTGCCATCTCCGGTCGGTATTCGCCGGCGTTTTTCTATCCATTTCATCAGAAAAATTGATTGGTCATCTATCTTCAAGATGTGCAAACGGTGGTTAAGGCATCCAATGAACCTTGCTCTTCTTCTATGGCTTCTCTGTGTCGCCGCCGCAGGTTTGATGCTTGGCATGCTTCTTGTTGGCCTTCTCAACAATGCTTTTCCCTCCAAAGCCATGAGGAACTATTGGATTGAATTCGACAACCAAGTCCTCAATGCTCTCTTCACTCTCATGAGCATTTATCAGCATCCAATTCTCTGCTACCAGTTCTTTCTCCTCTGTAGATGGAACTCAGAGGACATCATTGAGCTCAGAAAGGTTTACTGCAAGGATGGAGCATACAGGCCTCATGAATGGTCACACATGATGGTTGTTGTCATCCTTCTTCATTTCACTTGCATTTTTCAGTACATTCTTTGTGGTCTCTACTGGGGATATTCAAGTGACACAAGGCCAGAGATTCTAGAAAACTTGTTCTTCGCCTTAGGGATACTTGCGCCAGTCACTGCCGGTGTTTACACAGTCTATAGTCCTCTCGGCCGGGAATATGACTCTGAATCAGATGAAGAATCACAAAAGGCCACTGATGCTGAAGATATAAAGAAGCCTAACAAATTACGCCGGAGATTCAGCAAGCGGGTGCTGGTGAACCGGCCGGAATGGGTTGGAGGACTGTTTGATTGCAATGAGGACTGGACAGTGGGCTACCTCTCCTTCTTCTGCACATTCTGTGTCTTCGGATGGAACATGGAAAGGCTTGGCTTTGGAAACATGTATGTTCACATTGGCACATTTATTCTGCTATGTTTAGCTCCTTTGTGGATCTTAGGCATCACAGCAATGAAAACACACAACGAAGTGATTGAAGAGATCATGGGGATATCAGGCCTAGTTCTATGCTTCTTTGGATTGCTTTATGGTGGCTTCTGGAGGATCCAAATGAGGAAAAGATTCAAACTACCAAGGAACACCTTCTGCTGTGGCTCTGGCACCATGACTGATTACATGCAATGGTTGTTCTGCTGGTCTTGTTCTTTGGCTCAAGAGGTACGTACCGGCAACTTCTACGACGTTGAAGATGATAGTCTTTACAGAAGGCTTATGAGTGGCGATCTAAGTGCTCTTATTCAAGAAGGTGCCAAGAGCCCTTACAGAAGATCCTTCACTTCCACAACACCACTTCCTGTGTCATCCATGGTTATGACACCGAGTTCAGCAATTATCGGAGAATGTAGCTCTCCGGCTCCTCAgttggttgttgttgttaatcCTGATGATCAAATGACTGCACCAGTTCCTCAAGAACCACCAACCGTGGCTGAAAAACAAGTTGTTGCAGATACGGAAGTGAAGGTCGAGATTTCTGAATTAGTTTCTGAAGATGTGATCACTGAAACACTCGTTAAGCCATTGATACGTGTGGAAGCTATTGTTAGTGATAGTAATGTGGTTTCAACGCCCTTGGCAGAGCCGTTACTACGGCCAGAGGAGCGAAATCCTGACGGAGATGTTACCGAGGCACCAGGGAGTTCTCGGAGGGAGCTGGTGAAGAAGACGGTGAAGGTTGTGAATGCAGTGTCTTTGCTGTTGATACTCTCCTTTTTGTGGACCAGGCTGCCTGCATTGCTTCGTTAG